From the Musa acuminata AAA Group cultivar baxijiao chromosome BXJ1-2, Cavendish_Baxijiao_AAA, whole genome shotgun sequence genome, one window contains:
- the LOC135613626 gene encoding uncharacterized protein At1g66480-like, whose translation MGNAVCAKDKKKKTAKVMTLDGAVIRLKPPAAAGDVLRDHPGHSVLEADEVKRLGVRATPLDSTQPLEPGKLYFLAELPRPLDRRGLRRASSVVAAARGSATDRLENLRLSRPRRSASLAVETAEGGGAVRVRVRLPAARVAKLLQESADGTEAAERIVELYLAEKSPPARKERRTRFMPVVDETRRRQGSEDRM comes from the exons ATGGGCAACGCAGTGTGCGCCaaggacaagaagaagaagacggccAAGGTGATGACGTTGGACGGCGCCGTCATCCGGCTTAAGCCCCCGGCCGCAGCCGGCGACGTGCTCCGGGACCACCCGGGCCACTCCGTCCTGGAGGCCGACGAGGTCAAGCGGCTCGGCGTCCGCGCCACGCCGCTCGACTCCACCCAACCCCTCGAACCGGGGAAGCTCTACTTTCTGGCGGAGCTCCCCCGACCGCTGGACCGCCGCGGGCTGCGAAGAGCCTCCTCCGTCGTGGCCGCCGCGCGTGGCAGCGCCACCGACCGGCTGGAGAACCTGCGGCTCTCTCGGCCGCGGCGCTCCGCTTCGCTCGCCGTGGAGACGGCGGAGGGCGGAGGGGCGGTGCGAGTCCGGGTGCGGCTGCCCGCGGCTCGCGTGGCGAAGCTGCTCCAGGAGAGCGCCGACGGAACGGAGGCGGCGGAGCGGATCGTGGAGCTTTATTTGGCGGAGAAGTCACCGCCCGCAAGGAAGGAG AGACGAACCAGATTCATGCCTGTGGTGGATGAGACAAGAAGGCGACAGGGTTCGGAGGACAGGATGTAA
- the LOC135610490 gene encoding 3-ketoacyl-CoA synthase 6-like, which produces MPRAPLPEFSSSVRLKYVKLGYQHLVDNFVTFLSIPVMVAVGLELVRRGPQEIVGLWRALELDVIHILCSVFVIVFVATVYFMSRPRPVYLVEYACFKPPSNCRVPFSTFMEHTRLINSDEKSVQFQMRILERSGLGEETCLPPANHYIPPHPTMEASRAEAQLVIFSAIDDLIRKTGLKPKDIDILVVNCSLFSPTPSLSAMIINKYKLRSNIRSFNLSGMGCSAGLISIDLARDLLQVHPGSNALVISTEIITPNFYAGNQRAMLLPNCLFRMGAAAILLSNRRRDAGRAKYRLVHVVRTHKGADDRAYRCVYEEEDAEGHTGISLSKDLMAIAGEALKSNITTIGPLVLPMSEQLLFFLTLVVRKLINPKRKPYIPDFKKAFEHLCIHAGGRAVIDELQKNLELSAAHVEASRMTLHRFGNTSSSSLWYELNYIESKGRMRRGDRVWQIGFGSGFKCNSAVWKCMRTVKTPIDGPWSECIHRYPVHIPEVVKL; this is translated from the coding sequence ATGCCGAGGGCGCCATTGCCGGAGTTTTCGAGCTCGGTGAGGCTCAAGTATGTTAAGCTGGGATATCAGCACCTGGTCGACAACTTCGTCACCTTCCTGTCGATCCCGGTGATGGTGGCCGTCGGGTTGGAGTTGGTCCGCCGGGGGCCGCAGGAGATCGTGGGGTTGTGGCGTGCGTTGGAGCTGGACGTGATCCATATCCTCTGCTCCGTCTTCGTGATCGTCTTCGTCGCGACGGTGTACTTCATGTCGCGGCCGCGGCCGGTGTACTTGGTGGAGTACGCTTGCTTCAAGCCGCCGAGCAACTGCCGCGTGCCCTTCTCCACGTTCATGGAGCACACGCGGCTCATCAACTCGGACGAGAAGAGCGTGCAGTTCCAGATGCGGATACTGGAGCGGTCGGGGCTGGGGGAGGAGACCTGCCTGCCGCCGGCCAACCACTACATACCCCCGCACCCCACCATGGAAGCTTCCCGCGCGGAGGCGCAGCTGGTGATCTTCTCCGCCATCGACGACCTCATCCGGAAGACGGGGCTGAAGCCCAAGGACATCGACATCCTGGTGGTCAACTGCAGCCTCTTCTCGCCGACGCCGTCGCTGTCGGCGATGATCATCAACAAGTACAAGCTCCGCAGCAACATCCGAAGCTTCAACCTGTCCGGCATGGGGTGCAGCGCGGGGCTCATCTCGATCGACCTGGCTCGGGACCTGCTTCAGGTGCACCCCGGCTCCAACGCCCTCGTCATCTCCACCGAGATCATCACCCCCAACTTCTACGCCGGGAACCAGCGAGCGATGCTCCTGCCCAACTGCCTCTTCCGCATGGGCGCCGCGGCGATCCTGCTGTCCAACCGCCGGCGCGACGCCGGCCGAGCCAAATACCGGCTCGTCCACGTGGTGCGCACCCACAAGGGGGCCGACGACCGCGCCTACCGTTGCGTGTACGAGGAGGAGGACGCGGAGGGCCACACGGGCATATCCCTCTCCAAGGACCTGATGGCCATCGCCGGGGAGGCGCTCAAGTCGAACATCACCACCATCGGCCCGCTGGTGCTCCCCATGTCGGAGcagctcctcttcttcctcacgCTGGTGGTGCGGAAGTTGATAAACCCCAAGAGGAAGCCCTACATCCCCGACTTCAAGAAGGCATTCGAGCACTTGTGCATCCACGCCGGGGGGCGAGCGGTGATCGACGAGCTGCAGAAGAACCTGGAGCTGTCGGCGGCGCACGTGGAGGCGTCGCGCATGACGCTGCACCGCTTCGGCAACACCTCCAGCAGCTCCCTCTGGTACGAGCTCAACTACATCGAGTCCAAGGGGCGGATGCGGCGCGGCGACCGGGTGTGGCAGATCGGCTTCGGCAGCGGGTTCAAGTGCAACAGCGCGGTGTGGAAGTGCATGCGCACCGTGAAGACCCCGATCGACGGCCCCTGGTCCGAATGCATCCACCGCTACCCCGTCCACATCCCCGAGGTCGTCAAGCTCTGA
- the LOC135610509 gene encoding glucan endo-1,3-beta-glucosidase 3-like: MTLPLFLLLLLLLAVSVVSADEGPYIGVNVGTALSDMPSPTQVAALLKTQKIDHVRLYDADPAMLAALANTGIRVTVSVPNEQLLAVGQSNATAANWVARNVVAHVPAVNITAIAVGSEVLTALPNAATLLVPALRYIHSALVAANLDGLIKVSTPHASSVILDSFPPSQAFFNRTFEPVIVPMLKFLQSSGSYLMLNVYPYYDYLQSNGIIPLDYALFRPLPPNKEAVDANTLLHYTNVFDAVVDAAYFAMAYLNVTNVPVVVLESGWPHKGDPTTEPDATADNAATYNSNLIRHVLNNTGTPKHPGVPVPTYIYELYDEDLRPGATSEKFWGLFDVNGVPAYTLHLTGSGTLLANDTTNQTFCVAREGADTKMLQAGLDWACGPGKVDCSALMQGKPCYDPDTVESHASYAFNEYYHGMGMASGTCYFSGVAAITTTDPSHESCLFSGSGGKNGTVLNGTSLAPSSNSTSAESSASAAHSFHHNKGGLQIIRLLLLSLIVL, translated from the exons ATGACGCtgcctctcttcctcctcctcctcctcctcctggccGTCTCGGTGGTCTCCGCCGACGAAG GGCCGTACATCGGTGTGAATGTCGGCACGGCGCTGTCGGACATGCCGTCGCCGACGCAGGTGGCGGCACTGCTGAAGACGCAGAAGATCGACCACGTCCGGCTCTACGACGCCGACCCGGCCATGCTCGCGGCGCTCGCGAACACCGGGATCCGCGTCACCGTCTCCGTCCCCAACGAGCAGCTGCTCGCCGTCGGCCAGTCCAACGCCACCGCCGCCAACTGGGTGGCCCGCAACGTCGTCGCGCACGTTCCCGCCGTCAACATCACCGCCATCGCCGTAGGGTCGGAGGTCCTCACCGCCCTCCCTAATGCTGCCACCCTACTCGTCCCTGCCCTccgctacatccactccgccctcGTCGCCGCCAACCTTGATGGCCTCATCAAGGTCTCCACCCCGCACGCCTCCTCCGTCATCCTCGACTCCTTCCCGCCCTCGCAGGCCTTCTTCAACCGCACCTTCGAGCCGGTCATCGTCCCCATGCTCAAGTTCCTCCAGTCCTCCGGCTCCTACCTCATGCTCAACGTGTACCCGTACTACGACTACTTGCAGTCCAACGgcatcatccccttggactacgccCTCTTCCGCCCGCTCCCCCCGAACAAGGAGGCGGTCGACGCCAACACCCTCCTACACTACACCAACGTGTTCGATGCGGTCGTCGACGCCGCCTACTTCGCCATGGCCTACCTCAACGTCACCAATGTCCCGGTCGTCGTGCTGGAGTCAGGGTGGCCGCACAAGGGCGACCCGACGACGGAGCCGGATGCCACCGCCGACAACGCGGCCACCTACAACAGCAACCTCATCCGCCACGTGCTCAACAACACCGGCACGCCCAAGCACCCGGGGGTTCCGGTGCCCACCTACATCTACGAACTCTACGACGAGGACCTCCGTCCGGGGGCGACGTCGGAGAAATTCTGGGGGTTGTTCGACGTCAATGGCGTGCCAGCGTACACGCTGCACCTGACAGGGTCCGGGACGCTGCTGGCGAACGACACCACGAACCAGACATTTTGCGTCGCAAGGGAGGGGGCAGACACCAAGATGCTGCAGGCTGGACTTGATTGGGCGTGCGGGCCGGGGAAGGTGGATTGCTCTGCTTTGATGCAGGGGAAGCCATGCTATGATCCTGATACGGTCGAGTCGCATGCCTCGTACGCATTCAACGAGTACTACCACGGGATGGGAATGGCTTCTGGGACTTGCTACTTTAGTGGGGTTGCAGCTATTACGACTACAGATCCAA GTCATGAATCTTGCTTATTCTCTGGGAG TGGTGGGAAGAACGGTACAGTTCTGAATGGCACATCGTTGGCTCCCTCCTCCAACTCGACATCAGCCGAGTCCAGTGCTAGTGCTGCTCACAGTTTCCATCACAACAAAGGAGGTCTTCAGATCATCAGACTTCTCCTGTTGAGCTTAATTGTCTTGTAG
- the LOC135584778 gene encoding probable transcription factor At3g04930 gives MAAPTPTPIPLAQIESSTASPAAAAVAAAAAAAAPPPSKLPIKRKKTPQPHSQEQAQPHLSSPDPLLVPAPSSSSSDPPLAADQGFDEDDDYDDGDDDYGAAAAAGSAAPIDVRAGGASAAAAPPFRFQRVWSESDEIRFLQGLLGCWSQGLVFPRDLNLFFDRFSESMPQPYTRSQLSEKLRRLRKKFRVMSSRIARGQDPARLAPHDRDVLHLCTRLWHPSYAASSPFSAPDALAPGSGGNKRRRPNPRAPTGQARPDNPPPFPAPPPPPPPAPIATLTPPPPLLALPPPTDEKVACIGAGTSVNALHPVLENEEKEVKVEKEEKPLSGVGRDEVAPGIDVPRHLLAKTILDVFDACLNEFKVTVAGQGLVFPGGSASSGAAGRSDLEQRWREQRVTELDVLGRRLRLVLEKTIQN, from the coding sequence ATGGCCGCGCCCACCCCGACCCCAATTCCCCTCGCCCAAATCGAATCGTCCACGGCTTCCCCTGCCGctgctgcggttgctgctgctgctgctgccgccgctcctcCCCCGTCCAAGCTCCCCATCAAGCGCAAGAAGACTCCCCAGCCACACTCCCAAGAACAGGCACAGCCCCACCTCTCCTCCCCCGACCCCCTCCTCGTTCCcgccccttcctcctcctcctcggatcCACCCCTCGCCGCTGACcagggcttcgacgaggacgacgACTACGATGATGGCGACGACGACTACGGCGCCGCAGCGGCCGCCGGGTCAGCCGCCCCGATCGACGTGCGAGCCGGCGGGGCTTCGGCTGCCGCGGCCCCTCCCTTCCGGTTCCAGCGCGTGTGGTCGGAGTCGGACGAGATCCGGTTCCTCCAGGGCCTCCTGGGCTGCTGGTCGCAGGGCCTGGTTTTCCCTCGCGACCTCAACCTTTTCTTCGACCGCTTCTCCGAGTCCATGCCCCAGCCTTACACCCGGTCGCAGCTCTCCGAGAAGCTCCGCCGCCTCCGCAAGAAGTTCCGCGTCATGTCCTCCCGCATCGCCCGCGGCCAGGACCCCGCCCGCCTCGCCCCCCACGACCGCGACGTCCTCCACCTCTGCACCCGCCTCTGGCACCCCTCCTACGCCGCCTCGTCCCCCTTTTCGGCCCCCGACGCCCTCGCCCCCGGCAGTGGCGGCAACAAGCGCCGCCGCCCCAACCCGCGGGCCCCCACTGGCCAGGCCCGCCCCGACAACCCGCCTCCCTTTcccgcccctcctcctcctcctcctcccgcacCTATCGCCACCCTAACACCTCCTCCACCCCTTCTTGCTCTTCCTCCTCCTACCGACGAAAAGGTGGCCTGCATTGGTGCGGGCACCTCCGTGAACGCACTTCATCCTGTACTGGAAAACGAAGAAAAGGAGGTGAAGGTGGAGAAAGAGGAGAAGCCTCTGTCGGGGGTGGGTAGGGATGAGGTTGCTCCTGGCATCGATGTGCCAAGGCATCTGTTGGCGAAAACCATCTTGGATGTGTTTGATGCGTGCCTCAACGAGTTCAAGGTGACCGTGGCAGGGCAGGGGCTCGTTTTCCCAGGCGGCTCTGCTTCGTCCGGTGCCGCTGGTAGGAGTGACCTGGAGCAGAGATGGCGGGAGCAGCGGGTCACCGAGCTGGACGTCTTGGGCAGGCGCTTGAGGTTGGTTCTCGAGAAAACCATCCAGAATTGA
- the LOC103976762 gene encoding uncharacterized protein LOC103976762: MAAALGIPKEYGYVVLVLLSYIFLNFWMSFQVGKARKKYQVFYPTLYAIKSENKDAKLFNCVQRGHQNSLEMMPVFFATLLVGGLQLPVIAAGLGAVYTVARFFYFKGYASGVPENRLRIGGINFLALFGLIILTAAFAVSLILDVNMQSRSSS; this comes from the exons ATGGCGGCTGCCTTGGGGATCCCGAAGGAGTACGGCTACGTGGTGCTGGTGTTGCTCTCCTACATCTTCCTCAACTTCTGGATGTCCTTCCAAGTCGGCAAGGCCCGCAAGAA GTACCAGGTGTTCTACCCCACCCTCTACGCCATCAAGTCCGAGAACAAGGACGCCAAGCTCTTCAATTGCGTTCAG AGGGGGCATCAGAACTCGCTGGAGATGATGCCGGTGTTCTTCGCCACGCTGCTTGTAGGCGGCCTGCAGCTCCCCGTCATCGCCGCGGGGCTCGGCGCCGTCTACACCGTCGCCCGCTTCTTCTACTTCAAGGGCTATGCCTCCGGCGTCCCGGAGAACCGCCTCAGGATCGG GGGAATCAACTTCCTGGCCTTGTTCGGGCTTATAATCCTCACGGCGGCCTTCGCGGTGAGCCTTATCCTCGATGTCAACATGCAGTCTCGATCGTCTTCTTGA